The following are from one region of the Actinopolyspora halophila DSM 43834 genome:
- a CDS encoding TetR/AcrR family transcriptional regulator — MPTEVAPLRRKPVQQRSAQRVERMLEACAQLIDEVGYDGLTTTLIAERAGVAVGSLYQFFPDKRAVVQELTLRNLERFVQTVSERLDRMELAHWWDAVDTVFDVYLGMHREIPAFSKLHFGDVVDLRLLHENKDNNAVIAEKLTSLLSERFGMSSTELELPLSVAVEAADAVLHLAFRRAPMGDPTLVNEARELVRGYLAGRISEDHPKDLPAPR; from the coding sequence TTGCCCACCGAAGTAGCCCCGTTGCGCCGCAAACCAGTCCAACAGCGCAGCGCCCAACGCGTGGAACGGATGTTGGAGGCCTGCGCCCAGCTCATCGACGAGGTGGGATACGACGGCCTGACCACCACGTTGATCGCGGAGCGGGCCGGAGTGGCCGTCGGCTCGCTGTACCAGTTCTTTCCGGACAAGCGAGCGGTGGTGCAGGAGCTCACCCTGCGCAACCTCGAGAGGTTCGTCCAAACCGTCTCCGAGCGGCTGGACCGGATGGAACTCGCCCACTGGTGGGACGCCGTGGACACCGTCTTCGACGTGTACCTGGGCATGCACCGGGAGATCCCCGCGTTCAGCAAGCTCCACTTCGGGGACGTCGTGGACCTGCGGCTGCTGCACGAGAACAAGGACAACAACGCGGTGATCGCGGAGAAGCTGACCAGCCTCCTCTCGGAGCGGTTCGGCATGAGCTCCACCGAGCTGGAGCTGCCGCTGTCCGTCGCGGTCGAAGCAGCCGACGCGGTACTGCACCTGGCCTTCCGGCGCGCTCCCATGGGGGATCCGACACTGGTGAACGAGGCGCGGGAGCTGGTCCGCGGCTACCTGGCCGGTCGTATCTCGGAAGATCACCCGAAGGATTTGCCGGCTCCCCGATAG